In Pleurodeles waltl isolate 20211129_DDA chromosome 5, aPleWal1.hap1.20221129, whole genome shotgun sequence, one genomic interval encodes:
- the LOC138296685 gene encoding piggyBac transposable element-derived protein 4-like produces MASRRMTTQQVLGMPFDSSSGHDYETDSASEAEEKVQDSGSEFSVREESSDDEATLSADEVPVLEEDTDVQQPGAARLPVGRPELWVTPNMEQPALPAFTGLPGCRVKTENFLPISFFQLFMDDVFLEKIVEQTNLYAEQYLRDNRASLRPHSRATRWIPTNLEELKKFLGLTFLMGLIRKPSLSSYWSTSPLMTTAIFSATMSRNRYLLLLRMLHFVDNTLVLPRDHPDSDRLFKIRPILNHFVARFSEIYVPGKEIAVDESLLMFKGRLVFRHCVPSKRTRCGIKMYLLSESTTGYVYNFRVYTGRESSIDPPGCPSTFEVGEKIVWELGRQLFNKGHHLYLDNFYTGVQLLRELFKVNTVACGTIRSNREGYPRELVYKKLKREQCSALRNNELLAVKFADRRDVYMLTTIHDERTSPVTVQGQVAEVCTPACILDYNKHMGDVDRVDQRLEPYTAVRKAYVWYKKLGIHLFHLAMFNAFIVFKSCSPESKMTFVKFQESVIESLILVEQARVAREAVVEDVARLKDQHFPDHIPPTPKKYFPAKKCRVCARRGIRRETRMYCPMCPSKPGLCLASCFRSYHTQKNYWELR; encoded by the coding sequence atggctagccgcaggatgaccactcagcaggttctTGGTATGCCTTTTGATTCATCTTCtggccatgattatgagactgactctgcatctgaggcagaggagaaagtgcaagattctggcagtgaattttctgtccgagaggaatcatctgatgatgaagccactctcagtgcggatgaagtccctgttttagaggaggacacggatgtgcagcagcctggggctgcaaggcttcctgttggaagacctgaactctgggttaccccaaacatggagcagccggctttgcctgcctttactggtctcccagggtgtagagtgaagacagaaaactttttgcctatcagtttctttcagttgtttatggacgatgtatttttggaaaagattgttgagcagactaatttgtatgctgaacagtatttgagggacaaccgtGCCagtcttaggccacactctagagctacccggtggattcccacaaacctggaagagctaaagaagttcttgggtttaacttttttgatgggcctgataaggaagccatcactgtcttcatattggtctactagccccTTGATGACAACAGCTATATtctctgcaaccatgagtcgtaatcggtatttgcttcttcttcggatgctgcattttgttgataatactTTAGtgttgccacgagatcaccctgattctgaccgtctttttaagattcggcctATCCTTAATCACTTTGTAgctcggttttcagagatctatgttccagggaaagaaatagctgtggacgagtctttgctcatgttcaagggccgtttggtttttaggcactgCGTTCCTAGCAAGAGGACACGTTGTGGTATTAAGATGTATTTGCTGTCTGAGAGTACTACAGGATACgtttataatttccgtgtctataCTGGTAGGGAGTCTagcattgacccccctggttgtccatccacttttgaagttggtgagaaaattgtgtgggaacttggtagacaactgtttaacaaaggtcaccatttgtacctagataacttctacactggagtgcagttgttgagggaattgttcaaagtgaacactgttgcttgcggcacaatccgctctaaccgggaaggctatccaagggagcttgtataTAAAAAACTTAagagggaacagtgcagtgccttgcgcaaTAATGagttgctagctgtgaaatttgcagacaggagggatgtctacatgctgactaccatccatgatgagcgtacttcccctgtgactgttcagggtcaggttgctgaagtgtgcacacctgcatgcattttagactacaataagcacatgggtgatgtAGATagggtagatcagaggttggaaccttatactgctgtccgtaaggcttacgtttggtataaaaagttgggtaTACATCTCTTTCATTTAGCAatgtttaatgcttttattgtgttcaagagttgttcccctgagtcaaagatgacatttgttaagtttcaggagtctgtgatagagagccttattttagtggaacaggcaagagttgctagagaagcagtggtggaggatgtggctagattgaaagatcagcactttcctgatcacattcctcccacacccaaaaaatactttcccgCTAAGAAGTGTAGAGTCTGTGccagaagaggtatccggagggagactcgtatgtactgccctatgtgtccttctaagcctgggttGTGTCTGGccagctgtttcagaagttaccacacccaaaagaattattgggaactacgaTGA